One window from the genome of Desulfallas thermosapovorans DSM 6562 encodes:
- the pilO gene encoding type 4a pilus biogenesis protein PilO, which translates to MTKPKRAREETLAIALGTAAMVLMLFLLYNQLSALKTGYADIARERALLNRTRMSYQELTALKSQASEMRRYLTGLQNAIPETPGEDVLINDISNYAASTGSNLLQVQFGARVSRDKYVEMPVNIALTANYRGMLDMLNHLQNGGRALRIEEFTMSGGDQLSPVIRADITATAFYAD; encoded by the coding sequence GTGACCAAACCAAAACGCGCCCGGGAGGAAACACTGGCCATTGCTTTAGGAACTGCCGCCATGGTTTTGATGTTGTTTTTGCTATATAACCAGCTGTCCGCATTGAAAACCGGGTATGCGGACATAGCCCGGGAGAGGGCTTTGTTGAACCGGACCCGCATGTCCTATCAGGAATTAACGGCACTGAAAAGTCAGGCTTCTGAAATGCGTCGTTATCTGACCGGTCTCCAAAATGCCATTCCCGAAACCCCCGGGGAGGATGTGTTAATCAATGATATCAGCAATTATGCCGCCAGCACGGGCAGCAATTTGTTGCAAGTACAATTTGGCGCGCGGGTGTCCCGGGATAAATATGTGGAAATGCCTGTTAACATTGCCTTAACGGCAAATTATCGCGGTATGTTGGACATGTTGAACCACCTGCAAAACGGCGGCCGGGCACTGCGTATAGAGGAATTTACCATGAGCGGGGGTGATCAGTTATCGCCCGTTATCAGAGCGGATATAACCGCCACTGCCTTTTATGCTGATTAG